A window of the Gossypium hirsutum isolate 1008001.06 chromosome A05, Gossypium_hirsutum_v2.1, whole genome shotgun sequence genome harbors these coding sequences:
- the LOC107957607 gene encoding uncharacterized protein has protein sequence MAISDAVIGNLMMIYLAVIAGIKAYGLVCGRSFGGGFVLIVSSTVVGFILVGTLTWDVSRKATYAISRDYAASVHVQEMCKGGICWHGVAVRSPVSQVRFRIPPQIPYRSL, from the coding sequence ATGGCGATATCGGATGCGGTGATTGGGAATTTGATGATGATCTACTTGGCAGTGATAGCGGGGATAAAGGCGTATGGTTTAGTATGTGGGCGGAGCTTCGGTGGCGGCTTCGTGCTGATAGTGTCGAGCACGGTGGTGGGTTTCATCTTGGTTGGCACGTTGACGTGGGACGTCTCCCGTAAAGCCACGTACGCGATTTCTCGCGATTACGCCGCTTCCGTACACGTTCAAGAGATGTGCAAGGGTGGTATTTGCTGGCACGGCGTCGCCGTCCGTTCCCCTGTTTCTCAGGTCCGCTTCAGGATCCCTCCTCAAATTCCATACCGTTCTTTGTAA